One Rhizoctonia solani chromosome 3, complete sequence genomic region harbors:
- a CDS encoding CaiB/baiF CoA-transferase family protein codes for MDRIGKRPLEGIRVIEVRFAGLAPGPFCGLVLADLGASVIRVDNPTSVNNPTNDVLCRGKRSIAISPKVPAGLATLLRLISNAHVLIDPFRPGVMENLGLGPEVFLGSQAINPRLVYARLVGFDRHGELKNMAGHDLNYLAHAGVLGMMPPTTPEGRPAFPLNILADMAGGGLICATGIIAALLSLAKDPLAPGKVVETDMVAGSRYIASFNLIHSLIQKDPLFAQPPGRSLLDGGAPFYNSYQCSDGGWMSVACIEPKFFATFCTLIQHHLPSNFNPPMDATRPEPSTQGDRDKWRSHERWITEAFKTRTRKEWEDIFKGTDACVVPVLTPSEAARIHGSSPRFHPNFVGYFGEDRPMNLFTQTNSHGQSLRPGAHTFNILRDIGLNSDQMGELKRQGALGDQADDRAKL; via the exons ATGGACCGCATAGGAAAACGCCCTCTAGAAGGCATTCGTGTTATTGAGGTGCGG TTCGCAGGCCTCGCCCCT GGTCCATTTTGCG GTCTTGTACTTGCTGATCTAGGTGCAAGCGTGATTCGAGTTGACAATCCCACATCGGTAAACAATCCGACCAACGATGTGTTATGCCGTGGCAAGCGATCCATCGCCATTTCGCCCAAAGTTCCTGCTGGACTGGCTACCCTACTACGATTGATATCCAATGCGCATGTTCTCATTGATCCGTTTAG ACCAGGAGTTATGGAAAACCTTGGACTTGGACCCGAAGTATTCCTTGGTTCGCAAGCGATCAATCCGCGATTGGTTTATGCTCGTCTCGTCGG TTTTGACCGTCATGGGGAATTGAAAAACATGGCAG GCCATGATTTGAATTATCTGGCCCACGCAGGTGTGCTTGGG ATGATGCCTCCAACAACTCCAGAGGGTCGACCAGCATTCCCACTTAATATTCTTGCGGATATGGCTGGAGGTGGTCTCATTTGCGCTACTGGAATTATTGCAGCCCTCTTGTCCTTAGCCAAAGACCCACTTGCACCCGGGAAAGTGGTCGAAACAGATATG GTTGCGGGGTCACGATACATCGCAAGCTTCAATTTAATTCATTCATTAATTCAGAAGGACCCCTTATTCGCCCAACCGCCGGGAAGGAGTTTGCTCGATGGTGGCGCCCCATTTTACAATTCATACCAGTGTTCCGATGGAGGATGGATGAGCGT AGCGTGTATAGAACCTAAATTCTTTGCGACCTTCTGCACACTTATTCAGCACCATCTCCCATCGAATTTCAACCCGCCGATGGACGCAACCCGCCCCGAACCATCCACTCAGGGAGATCGTGACAAGTGGAGATCGCATGAGCGTTGGATTACGGAAGCGTTCAAgacaagaacaaggaaaGAGTGGGAAGATATTTTCAAAG GTACCGATGCTTGTGTGGTCCCAGTGTTAACACCATCGGAGGCTGCGCGGATTCATGGTTCTAGCCCTCGCTTTCACCCGAATTTCGTGGGCTACTTTGGAGAAGATCGTCCTATGAACTTGTTTACGCAAACGAACTCTCATGGCCAGAGTCTGAGACCCggagcgcatacattcaacaTACTACGTGATATCGGATTGAATTCAGACCAGATGGGCGAGCTGAAACGTCAAGGTGCTCTGGGAGATCAGGCGGATGACAGGGCGAAGCTGTAG
- a CDS encoding autophagy protein APG17, giving the protein MPTIAPHPVATEPASPAPTGSSLAALFLTSKKALLHGNNICNHASTLTAGSSNLTVDILTLDAKLQWLTRNVADQLKAANSVAKYLESERDRAHSAAKEWDRARSRRTRSLDAILEQLGNQAVPPSLHKTVAGSSIFGSPRSDTGRQLPDTPQTEINDKASLGASGLNQESDQTVQERSRWKTLRDFIDERSIEEALERIEDERLRLDDSLARSYDFPQALDEQISAVRNALPRLSAEPILHEVHRHMTEQDRLVHAMAEDLEGIARHFGQVKDALQVEDDGGVINMDDIRSEANIWFPFERKLTCDGIALDQDTNELSAVVRDLDQSGGSVEDLHEQLSTIKASKLQDLETHQTILTKLEDLEEMMMAMLAEQDAVHHEANSLLETLNSRLVELENLEAAYLAYRRSYARLLQEMARRERYRAEMEEMVHGMVERLERYRDEETQRRHEFFTQEGEFIPEDLCPFVTDPPARWSFANTGEDDGRVIAEGLLEEARRILEDT; this is encoded by the exons ATGCCAACCATAGCCCCCCACCCAGTTGCCACAGAGCCTGCCTCTCCGGCTCCGACCGGCTCTTCGCTCGCAGCCCTCTTTCTCACCTCTAAGAAAGCACTCCTCCACGGAAACAATATCTGCAACCATGCCAGCACACTTACCGCGGGCTCAAGCAACTTGACAGTCGACATTCTAACGCTCGACGCCAAACTTCAGTGGCTGACTCGTAATGTTGCTGACCAACTAAAG GCTGCCAATAGCGTTGCCAAATATCTTGAATCCGAGAGGGACCGCGCCCACTCAGCCGCCAAG GAGTGGGATCGTGCACGTTCCCGCCGTACACGATCGCTGGATGCCATTTTGGAGCAACTGGGGAATCAGGCTGTCCCTCCGTCCCTCCATAAAACAGTAGCTGGCTCTTCAATATTCGGCAGTCCCCGCTCCGACACCGGAAGGCAGTTGCCCGATACCCCACAGACTGAGATCAATGACAAGGCATCTTTGGGTGCCAGTGGTCTTAATCAAGAAAGTGATCAAACGGTTCAAGAGAGGAGCAGGTGGAAAACTCTGCGAGATTTCATTGACGAACGCTCAATCGAGGAAGCCCTCGAAAGAATTGAAGATGAGCGTTTACGGCTTGAC GATAGCCTTGCTAGGAGTTACGATTTCCCGCAAGCCCTAGATGAACAGATATCAGCTGTTCGGAACGCGCTTCCGCGGCTCTCTGCCGAACCTATCTTACATGAAGTGCATCGCCATATGACCGAACAAGATAGGCTTGTTCACGCTATGGCCGAAGATCTTGAAGGTATTGCGAGGCATTTTGGACAAGTCAAAGATGCTTTGCAAGTCGAGGATGACGGCGGCGTTATTAACATGGATGATATCCGAAGTGAGGCCAACATATGGTTTCCATTTGAGCGTAAACTTACATGTGATGGGATAGCCCTGGATCAAGATACGAACGAACTGTCGGCTGTAGTTCGTGACCTCGATCAGTCAGGGGGGTCTGTTGAGGATTTGCA CGAACAGCTTTCCACTATCAAGGCATCTAAACTTCAAGATCTTGAGACCCACCAGACGATTTTGACTAAACTGGAGGATTTGGAAGAGATGATGATGGCTATGCTAGCCGAACAGGACGCTGTTCACCATGAAGCTAATTCTTTGTTGGAAACACTGAATTCTCGGCTAGTAGAACTCGAGAACTTAGAAGCAGCTTACCTCGCGTACCGGCGGTCTTACGCGCGACTTTTACAGGAAATGGCTAGGCGGGAACGTTACCGGGCGGAAATGGAGGAAATGGTTCATGGAATGGTAGAGCGGCTTGAGCGATACCGAGATG AAGAGACACAACGACGCCACGAGTTTTTCACGCAAGAGGGCGAATTTATTCCAGAAGACTTATGTCCGTTTGTAACCGATCCCCCCGCACGTTGGTCATTTGCGAACACCGGAGAAGATGATGGGCGTGTTATTGCAGAAGGATTGTTGGAAGAA GCCCGCCGTATTTTAGAGGACACCTGA